A part of Triplophysa dalaica isolate WHDGS20190420 chromosome 17, ASM1584641v1, whole genome shotgun sequence genomic DNA contains:
- the tob1b gene encoding protein Tob1b, with protein MQLEIQVALNFIISYLYNKLPRRRVNIFGEELDRQLKKKYEGHWYPDKPYKGSGFRCIHVGEKVDPVVEEAAKESGLDIEDVRNNLPQDLSVWIDPFEVSYQIGEKGPVKVLYVDDNNENGSELDKEIRNSFNPEAQVFMPISDPVGISSESSSPSPPFGQSAAVSPSFMPRSTQPLTFTTASFAATKFGSTKMKNSGRNGGKVARTSPTNLGLNVNSLVKQKAISNSMHSLYSFGLGGQQQKGSALSPNAKEFVFPNLEGQGSSGAVFGSENPLSLSPLQYNNAFDMFTTYGSINDKSLMDGLNFSLSNMQYSNQQFQPVMAN; from the coding sequence ATGCAGCTTGAAATCCAAGTAGCTCTTAACTTCATCATTTCTTATCTGTACAACAAACTCCCACGGCGGCGAGTCAACATTTTTGGCGAGGAGTTGGATAGACAGCTGAAGAAGAAATATGAAGGACACTGGTACCCCGACAAGCCATACAAAGGATCTGGGTTCAGGTGTATACATGTGGGCGAGAAGGTGGATCCGGTAGTGGAGGAAGCAGCCAAAGAGAGTGGGCTGGACATTGAAGATGTCCGCAATAACTTGCCTCAGGACCTAAGTGTTTGGATTGACCCCTTTGAGGTGTCCTACCAAATCGGTGAAAAGGGACCTGTAAAGGTGCTATACGTGGACGATAACAATGAGAACGGGTCTGAGCTGGACAAAGAGATTAGAAACAGTTTTAACCCCGAGGCTCAGGTGTTCATGCCAATCAGTGACCCTGTGGGCATCTCCTCGGAGTCCAGTTCTCCATCCCCGCCATTTGGCCAGTCTGCTGCTGTCAGCCCCTCCTTCATGCCACGCTCCACTCAGCCTTTAACCTTCACCACAGCCTCCTTTGCCGCCACCAAGTTCGGCTCCACCAAGATGAAAAACAGCGGCCGCAATGGCGGTAAAGTTGCACGCACTTCTCCCACCAACCTGGGCCTGAATGTGAACTCCTTAGTTAAGCAAAAAGCCATTTCCAACTCCATGCACTCGCTCTACAGTTTTGGCCTCGGAGGTCAACAGCAGAAGGGCTCCGCTCTATCTCCCAATGCCAAGGAGTTTGTGTTTCCCAACCTTGAAGGCCAAGGGAGCTCCGGTGCAGTGTTTGGAAGCGAGAACCCCCTAAGCCTCAGTCCTCTTCAGTATAACAATGCCTTCGACATGTTCACAACCTACGGAAGCATCAACGACAAGTCCCTCATGGATGGCTTAAACTTCAGTCTCAGCAACATGCAGTATTCTAACCAGCAATTCCAGCCAGTTATGGCTAACTAA